A genomic stretch from Dehalococcoidia bacterium includes:
- a CDS encoding branched-chain amino acid ABC transporter permease → MSWWDMFYQQLANGLVLGSVYVLVAVGFTLCLGVLKLINVAQGHLLMLGAFMTFQFSQGWFDNVGVLNNYFVCILLSVLFVSVVGAGIHIVGIKPVHGKSQVAPILTTVALAFFIENIARKAWPGEARTLNTSLSDNYRNPIGQIFLTDQKVLTFFAALLLVLVLYLFLQRTQLGKALRATTQNETAASLMGISPQFMFLVAMMIAAALAAAGGGFLAPIYPIETTIGMPYLFKAMIVVLLGGLGNIGGAIAGGLLLGLMESMVGGLWDAAWVNVVVFGTIIVVLIVRPAGLLGGKGI, encoded by the coding sequence GCTGGGGAGCGTTTATGTGCTGGTCGCCGTGGGTTTTACCCTATGCCTTGGCGTGCTCAAGTTGATCAACGTCGCACAAGGGCACCTGCTGATGCTTGGTGCCTTTATGACCTTCCAGTTTTCTCAAGGATGGTTTGATAACGTAGGTGTCCTGAACAACTATTTCGTCTGCATACTACTTTCAGTGTTGTTTGTAAGCGTTGTTGGCGCTGGCATCCATATCGTGGGGATTAAGCCAGTTCATGGCAAAAGCCAGGTGGCGCCAATCCTCACCACCGTAGCCTTGGCCTTCTTCATTGAAAACATAGCACGGAAGGCTTGGCCTGGTGAGGCGAGAACACTGAACACAAGCCTATCCGACAACTACAGGAATCCCATAGGCCAGATCTTTCTCACAGATCAGAAGGTGCTGACCTTCTTTGCGGCTCTCTTGCTCGTCCTAGTGCTTTACTTGTTTCTTCAACGCACCCAATTAGGCAAGGCGCTGAGGGCCACCACGCAGAACGAGACCGCTGCATCACTCATGGGCATCAGTCCGCAGTTTATGTTCCTTGTGGCCATGATGATTGCGGCTGCTCTTGCAGCCGCAGGCGGAGGATTCCTAGCCCCGATATACCCCATAGAGACCACAATAGGAATGCCTTATCTTTTTAAGGCTATGATCGTGGTGTTGCTTGGAGGCTTGGGTAACATCGGCGGGGCAATAGCAGGAGGACTATTATTAGGGTTGATGGAGTCTATGGTGGGAGGGTTGTGGGATGCCGCATGGGTGAATGTCGTTGTTTTTGGCACCATCATCGTTGTCCTGATTGTGAGACCTGCAGGCCTGCTGGGCGGCAAAGGAATATAG